In Columba livia isolate bColLiv1 breed racing homer unplaced genomic scaffold, bColLiv1.pat.W.v2 Scaffold_135, whole genome shotgun sequence, the genomic window gccaggaacctgggaggtgtgggaccatagtcctgcccttggccttgcacagccccacatcacactgtcccaggaagggccctgggcaacgtgggagggacaggatctgcgttcccagggctgggggtcagatcttggccctttggttaatgaaacacatccaggtttacgcagcatcagagagacctttactttgcttttcctgacctgtcatctctgcctccagttttcttctctaaccaaacctgagtattgtttctcagtagtgtccctcagtgtgacccaTATACCTTACAATAAACTCtggagtttgaatctgactttgacttcttgagaggtttcatcaacttcctccagggtctgaggtccatggactcagcaccaaacccaccagaggggtcattaaagcgccttgtgctgctcctgtgctgctgagctgggctgggctcctgggacacagggagctcatggcagcggcagcgctgcagagagacagctctgccaggagcagctcctctgcacacgcagcagggctgagggctctgcctgcagcaccgagggcacaggagacaggcagagagaaggaaacacagtctggggtgggaggatgctgagagttcactggaaatgaaatcctctcagatatgaagcctgtggctgcagggcattgcatctgcaaatcttggtaggatctcagaaagctgtcacattgcagaggctgcgagagatgtaagtacagctctcagagattctctgatcagaggagaggatgtgctgcagagcagggattgccttctgcactgtcagagtgacaagacgtgaatgctgcgttctccccagggtggctgtggggtgtaaatgtaaatgtgcaggcaggggtgcccagggctgtcctgcagagcagggtccctgcaccccagggctgtgctgggcagggactctgccgcctgccagggtcagtgctcagcctgcccgggagagcccaacaacactgaggggagaagatgtggtggaggagcaaaccctattgggcaggaaaggtgcctctgctgtggagagggtgctgtgtgggtcagggttgctCACACATATGCAGATCACCCCCAGCATTATTCCAAggggatgcctcaaggagaagatcaatgcaaggattgccagacagataaggagctttcctgagcctgtcttttccgtttcctctcccaagggctggggggtgcaggaaaggataaaatgaaaatgagctctcatgcttaaacaagtcactgagactcctgaactgcaactctgagtgatcagtccatctgccagaaggctcatgacatcccttccccacccctctgcctgtgcacagcacctgcatcaccttggctggacccgtcagccttagtctgacctgtcctgttttccagcctgcagacaggaagatgcccccaggcagtgccatgtgaacaggcaggatctgtagggccagggggagggcacagagggtgggatggtctgtgagcactgacagggaagagacattgacagggaaacacctcccaggggagaatctccaggcagcagggaaatgatcagaaatgagaggaaaccaaacccggaatggttatgggagggagaacagagaaaagtccctgtgaccccctgcagtgcagatccctcctgtgagcagccccctggcctcctgtcccacccagcaaagcctctgccctcagggccgggggctccaaggcatgaagcagctcctgtgcagccagagctccagttcctctgcagagcacaggggctgagagcagctgcccggcagtgttggtgtctgggaggtggctgcacagctggggaagggtgacgctgtctgagtgcccggctgcctctgccctggcctctctcacacccaccctcaccgcattctccttcttgctcccctgctttgggtcactgctgttgggatcttgttcttgctgtcaggctctctggggatggcagtttcagctgcagagtcacagcctgatcttgcgggtcctttcctgcaggtgtgtccatgggcacacgtgtcccagctttgctctgacctgtgggctgtgggcaatgcagtctgtggggctggggaatgagccgtgtgtgtcctgggctaaacgttgggtgctgagaccttaggaaagggtgagacctgtcatggtctgaggtggatccctctgctctcagcagtgcctggtggcttttcagggtaacatgggagtgtgatcagcctccatctcagaaaggtgccagcccagggcagctggagcaggacagagggacagagcagctgccctcactctgcactgacccacaggcaccctctggtctcgcaggactcgctctgttccccctgagtgcagcagaaatgctgagggtttctgacacccaagaacactctccagggtgggaggggagaagcagctgtagaaacaccaaacctctcaaagtcagtttctcaggcctgggggtacagatgctgacagtcccttctgcaccaggagcggttccagctgacaaagctgaaccccaggactggcccctgcccacccgatcacacagggtcaggctgactcctcaggagcccctgggcagagaccctgctcttcattgcacactcatcaagcaccgacgagggctcagccaggatgttctcctggaaaaagaaaagtgtctctttgtgtgtcagggtgggagggtctgtgggaaatggttttGATGATTCCCAGAGAAGCCTCATCTAAACcttcactatcttttcctcctatgacaggtcctcatgcccagaggcagcaaatgtccaacagcagctccatcacccagttcctcctcctgccgttcacagacacacgggagctgcagctcttgcacttctggctcttcctgggcatctacctggctgccctcctgggcaacggcctcatcatcaccaccatagcctgggaccagcacctccacacccccatgtacttcttcctgctcaacctcgccctccttgacctgggctccatctccaccattgtccccaagtccatggccaattccctctggaacaccagggccatctcctacacaggatgtgctgcccaagtgttcctgtttctctttttagcttcagcagaatattggctcctcaccatcatgtcgtacgaccgctatgttgccatctgcaaacccctgcactacgggaccctcctgggcagcagagcttgtgtccacatggcagcagctgcctgggccactgggtttctctattctctgctgcacacggccaatacattttcactgcccctgtgcaagggcaatgtcctgggccagttcttctgtgaaatcccccacatcctcaagctctcctgctcacactcctacctcagggaacttgggcttcttgtggttagtggctgtttattttttatgtgttttattttcattgtggtgtcctatgtgcagatcttcagggctgtGTTGAGGATcgcctctgagcagggacggcacaaagccttttccacctgcctccctcacctggccgtggttaCTCTGTTTGTCAGCACCGCTttttttgcctacctgaagcccccctccatctccttccCGTTcttggacctggtggtgtctgttctatACTCACTGATACCTCCAACATTGAATCCCCTCAtgtacagcatgaggaacaaggaggtcaaggatgccctgaggaaactaATCACTGGAggcatttcaaaaataataaagtgtcCGTCATCCACCCTTTAACGGATAACAGCTTTAATGTAACCCATTAGAGGCCcagattctgtgtgtgtgttggtggtatttattttttaataaatcatgatatatttgtcatcccctttctaattcattgtctgcttttcttttcaaacccaCTGGCTGTATAAATATGCAGCCATTCTCtctgtttatttaaacaaaaaaaagggctctgcagtgacgtttttttcactgatattaTTCCCCCAAGGCCTgtatggagctgcagggacagttcctgtgtgcatgggaggagggaaaagagtccatcgTGGCAGCACTGccggggagcagcagcgcttgttcttccagagctgttctggttccactcccacactctccttctcatccctggtgttggtgcaaggcctgagtgctctggcagcttggtcaccgtcctgctgtgtgtcagtgctgtgggcgcaggcagggacaggcaatgggcactgctgtgacagagctggcctcacaacagcctttccagacaTAATGGTGATCTCCTAtgggcagtgcatgatggtttatatcttcttgcaaagtttctctcaagcatattcctacaaaagtcacccacagattaaacaccattgtacagctgaacagcgcgtgtgtgcagggctggcacacagcagtgtcctctcacagccaggctcctgccagagacctgcaggaccagcagagcaggggctgggctgtgcccctgtgcactggacactcCACAGAATCTGCCCCAGTCATCATGGACTAATCCCTCACAGCCTTCATTTCCAGCCCGGACCTCTCACCCCAGTTCACAGAGGTTCTTTGTCCTTACCTGAAAAGACACTGAATGAGTAGGTCAGAAGTCAatgtttgcattgtacagatgagatgtgagtgtgaacatcatgtatgtgaggtgagaTGAACTGAAGTGAGCGCCAATGCTGTCAGATATTCAGGGGTgccattttgcacctgggacacgtcaACCCTGTCTGgacatacagactgggagatgagatgctgcagagcagctctgcagagagggatctgagggtctggtcaacagcaagttgaacatgagccaccagtgtccctggagccaagagggaccgtgtcctgggtgcagccagcacagcacggccagccgggcagggaggggattgtcccgctctgctctgtgctggggcagcctcacctgcagcattcactgtgtgcagggatggggacacagtggaatccctcagggaccagcacttgggccaacactgtcGAATATCTTTATTCTTcccctgtatgatgtgacgcagtgaaccttcagctcctttgTGGATGGTGCAAGGCTTGGAAGAGGCCTTGGACAagctcacctgggtcaccctgccctgagcaggacagtgacacaagatgatgttcaaacctgagttgctctgtgattccaggaatctttcccttggaaacgttttggaagaaggaagaggtggaggaacaagaaaataaaaatacaggcagaggaggagacctcaaaggtgtcaaataaacagagcagttctgtgaagaatgtttctctgctcaaactgttagcaggaaatctataaccagctccccaaactccctgttctgctcattggtccctgggatttccagcacatttctttacatcagattctgcactgaagtttgcactgattgttacagcttcttcgcaggattgcttcatgtttccttagagaactggatgtaaacaggcaccggggaatttttaattagaggaaacaacaaaggaaaaaaaaaaaaagaaaacacaatagaacttaatgatgtttctcagttctgtggttaaattaGGCAGTTTCCAGCGAGGGCCATTGCCATAACTCAAGAGTTGCCTgtagggagtaggagagcaactgctgaaagacttgacctgcctgaagctcaaagcagagtgagagctgagaggctctgaatgagccaagagtgagaggtgaagaacctctggggagcgatggaaagtgcaaatgtccagacaggcttctgaagagatgagttcagacacggggagctgggtaaggacaggtggaaactcctggatgtgcaggggattaaatacacgtagtgatagacagagtcctggcactgcaagcacagggaaaggccaacgtttcatctcccacagtccgtacacattctgaaaattcatattttggcaggatagaaattccacagacattttattggaaatattgaattatttcatctgatgaaaaaaagagttggggttttttgttctttttgttgttgttggtttggtttttaagttttgaggggagttctcaggttttcgggctgagctccatggtctcactataagcacccagtgcaaacctcgagaggccccgtgtacctgaggtgtttgcctgggactgcaggtatcagaccagactgacagagcgatggtgctttcatcatttacaattagtattcaacacttgtgcatctaattagataagtttcaggactgtaggtaAAGAGGCAGGTACGTGAAAAGCACTGAGAAGAAGTGATAGAAGAATTATGCAGttgacatcacagaatcatagaatcgtttcgGGTGaaagagacactcaggatcatcgagttgAACCATAACCTGACTCGAGCACTAGACCATCTTCCTTAAGAACCTCGTATAAACTCCTTTtaaacccctgcagggatggtgactccaccgctgccctgggcagcctgttccaatgtctgacagccctttccaggaagaattttttcctaatatccaatctaaactttcACTGGCACAACTCGAGgccttttcctcttgtcctatcacttgctactcatgagaagagaccaaccccctccatgctccaacttcctttcaggcagttgtagacagtgataaggtctcccctcagcctcctgttctccagactgaacccaccagttccctcagccgctcctcatcacacttgtgctccagaccctcagcAGCTTCttcgcctcctctgcactctctctagtgcctcaatgtccttcttatgatgaagggcccaaacctgaacacaggattcaagatgccACCTCATCAGTGCTGAGAACAGTGGCACAATGACGCtactcctgctggccacaccattcctgatacaagccaggatgctggtggcccttttggccacctgggcacacacaagctcatgttcagctgctgtcgatcaacactccctgatccctttccaccaggcaatgttccagccactcttccccgagcctggggctgttgtgacccaagtgcaggacccggcacttggtctggtcaaacctcatacaaatggcctcagcccaatgatccagcgggtccagatccccctgcatggccttcccaccctccagcagatcaacactcccacccaacctggtgtcatctgcaaacttaatgagggtgcactcgatcccctcatccacatcactgataaagcttaaatagaactgagtcaaatactgagccctggggacaccacttgtgaccggacaccaactggatttggttcTGTTCACCACGATTCGTTTGGTCCAGCCCTCCATCGcacatacaccatccaggccacgagctgcagcttctccaggagatgctgtgggacacggtgtcaaaggctttactgcagtctaaggacacaacacccacagcccgtgtggcggattcactccccacgacagactttccctcatctgctcagccggtcaccttgtcacagaagagatcagggtggtcaagcaggacctgcctttcatccagccatgctgattgggcccgattgctcgtctcgtgtgtgtgacctcacagtcctttcccagccatgttcctgctgttggccaatcccctgcagaggcagaagtgacctcacagtgccctccacagccattggttcctactggactatgagttcctgagacacaagtgaccacatggcatcgtacccaccatcaccctccttgtggtccagtgtgtgagcagatcaaactgagctgcttttatcaaatgtatccaatagatttcctatcaagggtttgagtggagaaacgttcctcagaggagctgctgtatttactctggggcattttatatctccaaggaaaagattcatggaatcctacaataacgcaggttggaagagacccctgaacaccatctctgtcccactgacctttatggcaccccaaggagTAGCTGATAGATTTGTGCTCACTTgcgttcatctcaccacatgcacacactggacatgcacatgatgtgtgtgtttacaactcatctgtacaatgaaaacagggACTTTTGACcaagtatttcatagaatcatagaatgtcctgagatggaaggacccacaaggaccatgGAGTcgaactcctgtccctgcacaggacaccccacaggtcaccccgtgtgtctgaggacgttgtccaatctcttcttgaacactgtcaggttggggccatgacacctccctggggagcctgttcagtgtccagcacctctgggtgaagaaccttttcctcatgtcccagtgaccctcccctggcacatgcTTCTTCCATTCCTTTGGTTTCTACcattggtcaccacagagaagagatcagtaccttcccctccttctccccttgtgaggaagctgtagccaccatgaggtctcctttgagtcatttcttcagctctgatgctcagaaaccccttggtttgctttctgaagcagaaaggaggagccatgacctgcaggcaatgggaagggggatcctgtccctcacacacggctcagggctcttcctgggaccgtgggatgtgggtgtgcaaggcccagggaaggacaacactgggacaacaacttccagcttccccatggggctgcaaggaggcaccgaggccccagtgccatgaggacaacatgtcttctcctgggcctcagtggcagagacaactgccctggccaaggggacagagacctgggttctgtgggtcccttccagccttacagcgccctttgccatctccacctcaggctgttctacacggtgctacccctgcccctcttaccctgcaggctgcagacacccatctcgcttccccacctgctctcacccagcatttctgcaccttcactgctgtgtctgcaccctcactggctgctctttggcacacaaaccatgggctgatccagctccctcagggTCATCTCTTGCaacacagcactgcccttccagtgacatttcttactcctgataTCTAGTCTCCATC contains:
- the LOC135577726 gene encoding olfactory receptor 14A16-like → MSNSSSITQFLLLPFTDTRELQLLHFWLFLGIYLAALLGNGLIITTIAWDQHLHTPMYFFLLNLALLDLGSISTIVPKSMANSLWNTRAISYTGCAAQVFLFLFLASAEYWLLTIMSYDRYVAICKPLHYGTLLGSRACVHMAAAAWATGFLYSLLHTANTFSLPLCKGNVLGQFFCEIPHILKLSCSHSYLRELGLLVVSGCLFFMCFIFIVVSYVQIFRAVLRIASEQGRHKAFSTCLPHLAVVTLFVSTAFFAYLKPPSISFPFLDLVVSVLYSLIPPTLNPLMYSMRNKEVKDALRKLITGGISKIIKCPSSTL